In Methanophagales archaeon, the sequence TGATTTCTCGACCCGGAATCTGAGAGATGCGGGCTATAAGAATGTGGTCGTAGTATCAGGTGATGGAACGCTTGGACTTCCTGAACATGCACCTTTTGATAAGATATGCGTGACATGTGCAGCTCCATCTGTACCACCGCCGTTGCTCGAACAATTGAAGATCGGGGGTAAGATGGTCATACCCATTGGGAGATATATACAGGAGCTATACCTGGTGGAGAAGAAGAACGGGATCGAGAAGCAGAGTAAGTGCGAGGTCGCCTTCGTACCCCTGATTGGTAGATTTGGTTTCAGGTAAGATGTAAGATGTAAATGTGGGATGTAAGAGTAAAATGAGTGAGGAGATGGTATCGCCCGCGAGCGGTCGGATATTGAGAGTTATAGAAGGAGAAGAGAGAACGATCTCCATATTCATGCATCTTCATAATCTCCATGTCACCGCTGCGCCACTGGATGGCATAGTAAAACGGATAACACCAGAGATGGGCACTTATAAGCCCGCATTCATGCGAATCAGCGATTTCAATACGAGGAATACAATTGAGCTGGATACGAGGTATGGTGCTATAAAGGTGGTTCAGATAGCGGGTTTCTTCACGCGCAGGATAAAGTGTGAGGTGGAAGAAGGGCAGGCGATAAGCAAGGGAGAGCGAATGGGAAAGATATGCTTCGGCTCTCGTGTTGATGTGAGCGTACCAGATGGATTTGAGCTATGTGTGGGGAGTGGTGCACGGGTGAGATGCGGTAAGACTGTTATAGCGGTATTATCATAAATTATTGAGTCACAGAATGCCACCATTCCATGATATATTCCGGCAATTTGAAGCCACGTTGATTCAAGCGTTCGACCAGATGCAGTGGTAGCGGACTGAGAGCAAATGTAGCACGTTCATAGAACTCGATTGGTGAAGATGGTATGATGAAGCTCTTGGACTCTCGCGATAATGTGGATTCATTGCCAACGATGGAATAAACATAGCCACCAAATTTCTTCTGCTCATTGCACCAGCCGAAGAGTGGCTCCGTCTCACCGGACCATGAGACCAGGAATAATATATCTCCGGCTCGCGGTCGCGGAGCAAAAGGACCGGACAAATAAGCCTCATCGCCTATCGCCCTTTTAACATGCTGCAGCCTTATCGCAGTCATCTTCGCTACGTTCCTCGCCGGACCCAGCCCACCCATGGTTATCCGGCTTCTTGTCTCCAATTTAGAGATGATATCTCCATAAATCTCTGAATTGATAAATCCATTTACAATACTGGTTATTACCTTTGATTCCGCATCTATCTTCTCGAATACGGCATTATAGTCTGCGTGCTCGTTTATTGCCTCCTTTGTCTTCTGGAAT encodes:
- a CDS encoding phosphatidylserine decarboxylase gives rise to the protein MSEEMVSPASGRILRVIEGEERTISIFMHLHNLHVTAAPLDGIVKRITPEMGTYKPAFMRISDFNTRNTIELDTRYGAIKVVQIAGFFTRRIKCEVEEGQAISKGERMGKICFGSRVDVSVPDGFELCVGSGARVRCGKTVIAVLS